ATAGATAGAAATCTGGTAATCTTTCCCGATCATTGGCCAGCTGCCAAGTTGAATTCCTCGACTTCGTTGAAGAAGATTTGTCTATCTACGATTTGACGtttgattttcttatctaaattttattttgctcCCTAGTACTGttgctcctttttatttttcatcctTCTTTATTTCaactttctcctctttttttttttttttaatttaatgcgATAGGGTGTCGCGTTGAatgttttaatttgaaatgGACAATGCCAAATGAAGCCAAAATatgatattcaaatttaattgaaCAACTTTGAAGTGATAATTCAAGTTCGACGGACACAAGAATAATCTTTGAAGTGATAGCCTCACCAAATCAACAGTGATTTTATTTCTACACATTCTAGAAATGAAATATATGACAACtagattagaaaataattttaaaagttatCTACATCACACGGCTGGCATATTCAATTAGCaattaatttgtataattaaaaatttaagactgaattaataaaaagtataatatattaaaaaaatttagacaatTATTCGCGGAATTAGATGTGAAGGTAGGAGCACATGTTGCTAAATTTGGACCTCCTGTACGGCTGGACATATGTCTTTTGAAATGAATGTACAAGTTGGTGAAGCAGCCAAATCCTATCTCCACGTAGTCGAAGTCAACGATTTGCGGTCCCTTGGATTTTGCCATTCAACATGGAAAAATACATGAATTAGCAAAAACGCGTTGAAGCCATTAACGGGATTAGaacgaaaagaagaaggaagctaGGGCATTTGAACGATGGAGCTTTCTACCTCGTTTTATATAatacaatagaaagaaaaaagaacgcAAACTCTCgggcaaattttcaaaattgaaggaaaatatataAGGTCGGTTTCACATTAATTAATCGAGTGGGACTTGTTCTGGTGGTGGTCATCATCGTCGGTTCGATCATTTCGTGGTGTTAAAGATATTTAACGCAAGCCCCATTGACTCCTCGAAACACTCATTGTCTGTGTATTTATGAGCGCAACTGTTGTGCGGAGATGTGGGCGGCGTTCAGAGAGACTTTTTGTCAAAACCCTTTAGGGCTCTAAAGGCCTTTTGACAGATTTTTTGGAGAGCTTTTCGAATATGTAATTGCGGTTCGGAAACTCTCTAAAATCCCTCAGCCTAAGGCAAGTCCATAAGAGCTTTGGACTTTGAGTATTTCGGAACGTTGatacatctttttttcttccaattatgcccttgaaaaaatttcgaaattccATTCATGCCTTGCTTCGCACGACGTTGTCGACGACTAAGTGGACCGCCGTCGAGCCTTGCCCTAaatgatttgagtttttttttttggttgaattagCAAAAATCCTTTACATTCTAAATAGTGTTTTAATCAAAGTTACTTTCCAATGCACTTTTGAATTATAGTTTACTAAACACtatttacattttcaaaaaaaaaaaaaaaaactctttaacCCAAAGTCCTTTACATTTCCCTAAACACTCAACCAAATATAACCATATTCACCTAGATTTGAATGTTTTCTTTAGAACTAAACTCATTTTTCTGTACGAAACCAGCTAACGTAGATTATCATTGCTTAATAAGTATGATTATAATGATGAATTTAATGGAGAACATGGCATATGTGAAGGTCTACGAATAGCTTAAGGTTATAGATCAAATGTCCCATGCGCAGTATGTTATACATATATTGTATTTTGACGGCTATATCTAATGAAGTTTAGTAAATATGACCATCTAATGCAATTTGGCTTATATAACACACTCAACCACATAAATTTCGCCATCGCCTGAtcctttgatttttcattgtttACAAGGATCTATAAGGTATAGATGTATGTATGACGATGTTGGGCTAATAAATTCCAGATGAGAATATAAAAGTATGTAGAGCAATCAGTGTATCATGTTGACTCACAATAAATCAGTTCAATCTTTTAAGAGAAGGCACAAATCCTCCAATATTAATGGGCTTGAACTTGAATATCTTTTCGGTTACCTCTTCAACTGAAAATTTCAGCATTCATGTTGCGGGTCCATCGATGGATTAAATTCGAAGTACAATTTGAGGCACGTACCGAAGGTCGGAAACCCAACATAACTCGCTCCTAGCTTTCGTTGCGATGAGTCCATCGAACGATCCTCCAACAGGTACGACGTAAGCGAGTGTCATGCTCCTTCTTGCACTAACTTCTTTCTACTTTTTCAGCGCCATCTTATCATCCGGCGACTTAATTTTAGCACGGAGTAAAGATGTGAAAATACGAGCACCCATTGCTGAATTTGGACATCCTTGTATGGCCGTATACATTCGGTGGCGAACAGCCAAATTCCATATCCGTGGAGTCAAAATCGACAATTCCCTCGTCCCTTGGATTTTGCCGCACAACAACACGAAAGGTATAAAAcgtgaaaattataaaaacgtGTTGAAGCCACTAACAAGAtagaaaggaagaggaaggaagctCGGTGCACCCGAACGATGGAGCTTTTCTAGCTCGTTTTACgcaatacaaaaaaagaaaagaaatgcaagGTCTCGagcaaatttccaaaattaatggATGATACGCTTCTGGTTCTGGGTCGGTTTTACATTGATATATGGGTAGACTTGTTCTAATGGTTGTCATTATCGCCGGTCTGCCCTGTTCATGATGTTAAAGATATCTAACGCATGACCTACAGAAACCGTCGTTGTCCCTGCATTTATTAGTGCAGGtcttgaacctttttttttctagggcTAAACTCATTTTTGCCTACCGAACCAGCCAATTCAGATTAGCATTGCTTAATAAGCATGACCGTAATGAGGAAGTACTTGATTGGAAATTTAGATTCGACTCAAGTTAATTAaagttctttttgttttacgAGGAGTagtaatttaattgattttagaTTTCATAACTAATTTTGCCTGGTTGATGAGGACAGGCCAATTATGTATAAAAGTTGggaattataataatttaatttttttttttgactttataATCAATTGGGTTCGTTAATGAGGAGAAGACGACTTTATTAATGCGTAGCTTGGCAATTAtggtctttttctttatattattaGGCAGACAAAACTCTATCTAACTAATTTTTATTGACAGTGACTGTTTTCTATCCAACTTACCCTGGATAATATCAGAGACATTTAAATTTGTGCTCTTAGAGATGCCCACAAGAAAGTACATAAGTGTGGTGATTTGCACCTAAATTTTGAGTGAGAGGACGAACATGCTTATCATTTGAGCAATTCCTTATAattgtttccttttcaattCAAGTCAAGAGGCGGAAATTGGTGTTATGTGCTCCGATCCACATCCCGAAATTCTACGATTATTCGAAGTATCTCAAATTTCAAGTGGCGAGACTAGGTTGCATATAAAATATGAAGGCATTAGTAATACTTTTGGAAGAAGAATTGGCTAATTATTCTGTCGTGCGGGCACAGTacccatgtgtggtttttttttttttgtgggtaaaAATGTGTGGTTAATCACTTGCAAATCGAGTAATTACACATTGCATTTAGACTACATTTGTTTggcagaaaataaaaaaattgaatttttttcttaaaattgattacttatattgcttgaattaacaaattcaaaattatatttcaatataaataatatttgaattctaatataagaaattcaaaataataaaaaataaaattttatttttaatttaatcttatttttatttttatattccaatttaattctatcttataatacaaaattcaatatataaacatttatttatatttattactcATTTGatgtattttagtattttaggtgtATTAGTATAGTTTTCgattaataaaattttactagagaatgatggaaaggagaaaaagaaataaaaataactaaaaatacaggaaaaaaaaaaaaaacaaagttgacAAGAGTGTTATGAGAGATTTTTACTATCTCCATCTATAAAATTTGTTAATAAACTTATATTGATATGCCATTTtaatcaaataatatatatgatacgatgtaaatatatccaataaaatatatccaattttattgatatgacAAAATCTCATGAATTTTATATTCTATTCTATCATATCGTGATAATCAAATGTGACCTTAGGTTTTGAAGACTCATTTTTATTACATCTGCGTGTtcctttaaataaaattaggtAAGTTGACTAAATTCTTTCTTGTTTCCCAAGAAGTTGACAATTCATTCCCTGAGAAGATAAAGACAGTTGACATATCCACGGATTCATTAAATACCGATAACGATGTGATGAAACGACAATTAGTCCAATCTTACAAGATAAGTTTCcgtaaattatttattattaaactACTAATGACAGCACACGTGTGCCTATTTCATGTTAATTGAAAGCACAAAAGAAGAGCTGTGATAAGCAATGGAAATATACCAAATCAACCTCGTAACCTAATCATACTAATTCGATCtcaaatcttttaatattaataatataatcttaaatttttgtgtgaaatttcaaCATAATATCTTCAACTAATTTCTACTCGAAATTATTGAGGTAACGATCAAATTATCATCTCACATAACACAATCACAAATTCTTTGGAATGCATGGTGAGTATCGAGGATTAGGTAAGTAGATATTGCCAAGGAACTTCTGACCTAAGGATTCTACGGCAACTTAGGGTAGACTTTAATAAAACTGTTGTAATTGACAATCTCGAAAGCATAACGGGATATTCATTAAACTATAAGAATTTACTTGCTGTCTGTCTCATGTAGCGGGTAATGATCTTTTGATCAAGTTTTTACCATGTACTTTCTCCAGATCATGGATTTCCCTATCATCGCCCGCTTTTTTTCCAGCTGGCAACTTGTACCTGCGGTTGATTTGGTCAACAATTCAAAACTTTCCCCTGCTCATTTAGCCTCCCTGCCATTCACATTGAACCACGTCAGCATCACCACCTGCTCATCCCGTGTGGCCCCCACCACCCCtccagaagaaaaaaggaaataaactaAACAAATGAAGTCGATCGGACAAGGACGAAGACGAGAAAAGGGGGGAACGAAAGTTCAAAGAACAGTGACAATATAGTGTTCAAGCACTGAAGCTGAACAAAAGCCGGTTAGTTCAATAGAAACGGCTTACATATCCTTTAGAGTATACGCGCATACCTTCCTTTTCCAAAATCATTCGAATAATAAAACACGTAGAATAAACCCTACCTTtcccttttgacttttctccgCCTTCCCACCTTCTATATAAATCCACCCTGTATTGCGAGGGCTGGCTGGAGGTTATACTGCAACATACCTTCTTTCTTCCTCAAGCTCAAGCTCTTGTTCGACGCATCGATACTCAGTCTCCAGGAGCTCAAAACCGCGAAGAGAAGACCAtgaccatggccgaggtcgaAGTTGAAGTCGTCTCGAGAGACACCATCAAGCCCTCATCTCCAACTCTGGACCATCTCCGCCATTACAAGCTCTCCTTTCTTGACCAGATACAAGTCCCCGTGTTCATGCCCTTGGTCCTCTTCTTCCCAAGGGACGACGGCATGTTGCTCGATGAGAAACTCAGCCGCATCAAGCAGTCGCTGGCCAAGGCCCTGGCCAAGTTCTACCCTCTGGCGGGTCGGGTCAGGGACAACCTCTACGTCGACTGCAACGATGAGGGCGCTCTGTACGTGGAGGCTCGGGTCAGGTGCAAGCTTTCGGATATCCTTGAGAACCCGGAACCTCGGGTGATGAACAGGTTCTTGCCATGTGAACTCGACAACGTGCAGGACTTACCTGTGGCTGTTCaggtatatttttttttcagatccTATTCTCGTcaagctattaaaaaaaaaaccagaaataGATATCTGAATTGTTTTTCACTCACTTGGTTGATACATACTTGCAAGCCTCGTTAGTTATTTTGCCTTCAATTTAGATAAGAGAACATTAGATACTATACATTAAATTGTAATACACCACGGGTAACTGCATAAACCAAACTTTTGACATACCTACCTCGAGAATGGGTGAGATACagaaattttctatgaaattttgtaaattaaacTGCATCATGCACCAATTGATCAAGAGGGTTATGGTCCCTGCTAGCTTCTATCGATACATAGTATTTATGGTCTGGTGCAAATCCGATATATTTTTGCATGCACATTATGCATCCTTTCTTGGAATATATTTACTTATATATAAATATGGCCGATGAGGTAAATGGAGATATAACTATGAATTCAAGTCCGCCTATGTTTGGCTATTTCTTTTGATGCACTCtactcgattttttttttaaacacaacatatatatatatatattgaccgACGATTTTGCGAAAAAGGGCCGATAACTTATTTTCCCATAATCTCTCAGGTGCAAACTTACTTGCAACTTTATATTCTTTACTATCTGAACATGCAACATCTTCCCCGCCTTACGATATTTACGTTCTTGACACAGGTCAACTTCTTCGAGTGCGGTGGCTTAGCCCTTAGCCTCTTGATCTCCACAAGGTCGCCGATGCCCTCTCCTTCTTCACCTTCCTCAACGCCTGGGCTTCTGCTGCCCGTGGGGACCCTGGCATCATCGATCCCTGCTTCAGCTCCTCTGAGCTCTTCCCTCCGATTGACCTCTCTGGCTTCCAGACGTCCACTGGCATCGTCAAGGACAACATCTCCACCAGGCGCTTCATCTTCGACGCTGCCACCATCGCCTCGCTCCGCGAGAAGTTCGCTGACCTGAAAAAGGTCGCAGATGTGGCCGACCACTCATGCCGTCGCCCAACCCGTGTCGAGGCCCTGTCGTCCTTCCTCTGGAGCCGCTACATGGCAAGCACGCAGCCAATTGAAGCCAGAGGAGACAAGATCTACACTGTGCTCCACGCTGTGAATCTTCGGACGAGGACAGAACCACCGATATCAGAGCGCCACTTTGGCAACATCAGTAGGCTGGCGATCGCGGTGCCGACTGTGGATGCCAGCACCGACGGAGGCTACAAGATAGTCGATCAGGTGAGGAGCACTGGTAGACTGAGGGGGCCAATGGCTCTCTGTCCTTTTATTAAGAATGGTttacaaagagaaaaattcGGTTTAGCATGACCGATCTTTGGAATTGATTTACTAAATAATATTTCGGACCATTCGTTGTTGAATATAATTCACCTATTTAATGGTCGATTTGCAGGTTGATACGTACCTTAAAATACGCTATTTTTGTAGATCAATCT
The nucleotide sequence above comes from Eucalyptus grandis isolate ANBG69807.140 chromosome 2, ASM1654582v1, whole genome shotgun sequence. Encoded proteins:
- the LOC120290185 gene encoding LOW QUALITY PROTEIN: stemmadenine O-acetyltransferase-like (The sequence of the model RefSeq protein was modified relative to this genomic sequence to represent the inferred CDS: inserted 1 base in 1 codon), which produces MTMAEVEVEVVSRDTIKPSSPTLDHLRHYKLSFLDQIQVPVFMPLVLFFPRDDGMLLDEKLSRIKQSLAKALAKFYPLAGRVRDNLYVDCNDEGALYVEARVRCKLSDILENPEPRVMNRFLPCELDNVQDLPVAVQVNFFECGGLALSLLIXHKVADALSFFTFLNAWASAARGDPGIIDPCFSSSELFPPIDLSGFQTSTGIVKDNISTRRFIFDAATIASLREKFADLKKVADVADHSCRRPTRVEALSSFLWSRYMASTQPIEARGDKIYTVLHAVNLRTRTEPPISERHFGNISRLAIAVPTVDASTDGGYKIVDQVRDAIKQVNAEYVRKLQEGQGHLNSLKERSSRISRGEVVSFSFTSLCRFPMYEADFGWGKPAWVGSASLTFKNLIVFMDTKSGDGIEAWVNLKEDDMAKFEQDKELLALVSPSVSVGSRA